In Microbaculum marinisediminis, one DNA window encodes the following:
- a CDS encoding SDR family oxidoreductase has product MTDRSILITGCSSGIGAHCAERLRETGWRVFAAARKPADVDRLLSAGFEAVRLDYADEASIHAAADAVLAATGHRLDALFNNGAYAQAGAVEDLPTDVLRAEFEANFFGWHTLTRRLIPVMREQGHGRIVQCSSVLGYIPMKYRGAYIASKYALEGLSETMRLELLGTGIHVSLIEPGPIDSRFEPNALEVFRRTIDIDGSIHRETYRTRMARMERGGSASRFKRGPEAVFVKLRHALDAPAPRPRYRVTVPAGVAAGLRRALPTRALHAFLARASDAEK; this is encoded by the coding sequence GTGACCGATCGCTCCATACTGATTACCGGCTGCTCGAGTGGCATCGGCGCCCATTGCGCCGAACGGCTGCGCGAAACCGGCTGGCGTGTCTTCGCCGCCGCCCGCAAGCCCGCCGATGTCGACCGGCTCCTCAGCGCCGGCTTCGAGGCGGTCCGGCTCGATTATGCGGATGAAGCCTCGATCCATGCCGCAGCCGACGCCGTGCTCGCCGCCACCGGCCACCGCCTCGACGCCCTGTTCAACAACGGCGCCTATGCCCAGGCCGGCGCCGTCGAAGACCTGCCGACCGACGTCTTGCGGGCCGAGTTCGAAGCGAATTTCTTCGGCTGGCATACGCTGACCCGCCGCCTGATCCCGGTGATGCGCGAGCAGGGGCATGGCCGCATCGTCCAGTGTTCCTCGGTGCTCGGCTATATCCCGATGAAATACCGCGGGGCCTACATCGCCTCGAAATACGCGCTGGAGGGCTTGAGCGAAACGATGCGGCTGGAACTTCTCGGCACCGGCATCCATGTCAGCCTGATCGAGCCGGGACCGATCGACAGCCGCTTCGAGCCGAATGCGCTGGAGGTGTTCCGCCGGACGATCGATATCGACGGGTCGATTCACCGCGAGACCTACCGCACCCGCATGGCCCGTATGGAACGCGGCGGCTCCGCGTCGCGGTTCAAACGCGGGCCCGAGGCGGTGTTCGTGAAGCTGCGTCACGCGCTGGATGCGCCCGCCCCCCGACCGCGCTACCGGGTCACCGTCCCCGCGGGCGTGGCCGCTGGGCTGCGGCGGGCGTTGCCGACCCGGGCATTGCACGCGTTTCTCGCGCGCGCCTCGGACGCGGAAAAATGA
- a CDS encoding cob(I)yrinic acid a,c-diamide adenosyltransferase: MVILNKIYTKTGDAGTTALSTGERRPKHDLRVSAYGTVDETNATIGIVRLHTAADPQFAELDTMLGRIQNDLFDLGADLCTPDTGETLEWEPLRIVEAQVTRLESEIDRLNADLKPLRSFVLPGGTPAAAHLHLARTVSRRAERLMVELAMSEGERVGEMALKYVNRLSDFLFVASRWANGKGSDEVLWVAGQNR, from the coding sequence ATGGTCATCCTGAACAAGATCTACACGAAGACCGGCGATGCCGGCACGACCGCCCTGTCGACCGGCGAGCGCCGGCCGAAGCACGATCTCAGGGTCTCGGCATACGGCACCGTCGACGAGACCAACGCGACGATCGGCATCGTCCGCCTCCACACCGCGGCCGATCCCCAGTTCGCCGAGCTCGACACGATGTTGGGCCGCATCCAGAACGACCTGTTCGACCTCGGCGCCGACCTGTGCACGCCCGACACGGGCGAGACACTGGAGTGGGAGCCGCTGCGTATCGTCGAGGCTCAGGTGACGCGCCTTGAAAGCGAGATCGATCGCCTGAACGCCGATCTGAAGCCGCTGCGGTCCTTCGTCCTGCCGGGCGGCACGCCGGCCGCGGCGCATCTGCATCTGGCCCGCACGGTTTCGCGCCGGGCCGAACGGCTGATGGTCGAACTGGCCATGAGCGAAGGCGAGCGCGTCGGCGAGATGGCGCTGAAATACGTCAACCGGCTGTCGGATTTCCTGTTCGTCGCCAGCCGCTGGGCCAACGGCAAGGGCAGTGACGAGGTCTTGTGGGTGGCCGGACAGAACCGCTGA
- a CDS encoding LysR family transcriptional regulator has product MVSRNLDWNLIPSFLATAETGSLSAAARRLGISQPTVGRHVADLEQSLGVRLFDRTSSGLRITETALSLVEHAQDMRERAESLRRVAEGKAEAIEGTVRITASEMVAIYLLPDILAALHLAEPRIGIDVVASMTPDNLLLREADIALRMFRPEQNDVITRHVNDLEIGMFAHPDYLARRGTPTELSDLDRHSMIGFDRIDVIVRGFRRVGIEIDRDFFSYRCDSQSAGWEMAKAGFGIGFGPAYLGRRDGLVRLFPDIKHEVLELPIWLTAHRDLRHSRRIRFVYDFLAERLSALDL; this is encoded by the coding sequence ATGGTGTCACGGAACCTGGACTGGAACCTGATCCCCTCCTTCCTCGCCACCGCCGAAACCGGCAGCCTGTCCGCGGCGGCGCGCCGGCTTGGCATCAGCCAGCCGACCGTCGGCCGCCATGTCGCCGATCTTGAGCAGTCGCTCGGCGTGCGTCTGTTCGACCGCACGTCATCGGGGCTGCGCATCACCGAAACCGCCCTTTCGCTGGTCGAGCACGCTCAGGACATGCGCGAGCGCGCCGAAAGCCTGCGACGCGTCGCCGAAGGCAAGGCCGAGGCCATCGAAGGCACCGTCCGCATCACTGCGAGCGAGATGGTGGCGATCTATCTGCTGCCCGATATCCTCGCCGCCCTGCATCTCGCCGAACCGCGGATCGGGATCGACGTGGTGGCCAGCATGACGCCGGACAACCTGCTTCTGCGCGAGGCCGACATCGCGCTCAGGATGTTCCGCCCCGAGCAGAACGACGTCATCACGCGCCACGTCAACGACCTTGAGATCGGCATGTTCGCCCATCCCGACTACCTGGCGCGGCGCGGCACCCCCACCGAACTCTCCGATCTCGACCGACATTCCATGATCGGTTTCGACCGTATCGACGTCATTGTCCGCGGTTTCCGTCGCGTCGGCATTGAAATCGATCGCGACTTCTTCAGCTATCGCTGCGATTCCCAGTCCGCCGGTTGGGAAATGGCGAAAGCCGGTTTCGGCATCGGCTTCGGCCCCGCCTATCTCGGCCGCCGCGACGGCCTCGTTCGGCTGTTCCCCGACATAAAACACGAGGTGCTCGAGCTGCCGATCTGGTTGACCGCCCATCGCGATCTGCGTCATTCACGCCGGATCCGCTTCGTCTACGATTTCCTCGCCGAACGCCTCTCCGCGCTCGACCTCTAA
- a CDS encoding twin transmembrane helix small protein encodes MSDLFVSYIVPLAIAAVAVVLLLGLWNMMRGGSPNMSQKLMRWRVGLQFLAICVIMVTIWLMSRH; translated from the coding sequence ATGTCCGACCTGTTCGTCTCCTACATCGTACCCCTCGCCATCGCCGCCGTGGCCGTCGTCCTGCTGCTCGGCCTGTGGAACATGATGCGCGGGGGCAGCCCCAATATGTCGCAGAAGCTGATGCGCTGGCGCGTCGGCCTGCAATTCCTGGCGATCTGCGTGATCATGGTGACGATCTGGCTGATGAGCCGGCACTAG
- a CDS encoding TspO/MBR family protein — translation MSQQGPERSRLVDAAALGGLVALCLIVGFLGSLATTPNIDPWYAGLAKPAWTPPPLVFPIVWTALYIMMAVAAWLVWRAPAFDCGEGAVFSPSRCN, via the coding sequence ATGAGCCAGCAGGGTCCCGAACGATCGCGCCTCGTCGATGCCGCCGCACTCGGCGGCCTCGTGGCGCTGTGCCTGATCGTCGGTTTTCTCGGCTCGCTCGCCACCACGCCCAACATCGATCCCTGGTACGCCGGCCTCGCAAAGCCGGCATGGACGCCGCCGCCTCTCGTTTTTCCCATCGTCTGGACCGCGCTCTACATCATGATGGCGGTCGCCGCCTGGCTTGTCTGGCGCGCCCCGGCTTTCGACTGCGGCGAAGGCGCGGTCTTTTCGCCTTCGCGGTGCAATTGA
- a CDS encoding rhomboid family intramembrane serine protease, with the protein MFVPISDNNPLRHLPFQYVTVALIVVNVFVYVVFVSGLFADALETTAYTFGLIPAVFNDYRELPAQYAVVPESFTLLTYQFVHGGFLHLASNMLFLWVFGDNVEDAMGHWRFLTFYLLCGVAAALVHDFAQPQSVAPLVGASGAVSGVIAAYLMLHPNVKVWVLVLWRVPLRLKAAWVLGFWVVLQVFSVLTAAENESVAWWAHIGGLAAGAVLVVFMRRRGVPLFDRGLVTAVPPSRS; encoded by the coding sequence ATGTTCGTGCCGATCAGCGACAACAATCCGCTGCGTCATCTCCCGTTCCAGTACGTCACGGTCGCGCTGATCGTCGTCAACGTCTTTGTCTACGTCGTCTTCGTCAGCGGGTTGTTCGCCGATGCGCTCGAGACCACGGCCTATACCTTCGGCCTCATCCCGGCCGTGTTCAACGACTACCGGGAACTGCCGGCCCAGTACGCCGTCGTACCGGAGAGCTTCACGCTCCTGACCTACCAATTCGTGCACGGCGGTTTCCTGCACCTGGCCTCCAACATGCTGTTCCTGTGGGTCTTCGGCGACAATGTCGAGGATGCCATGGGGCATTGGCGCTTCCTAACCTTCTATCTCCTGTGCGGTGTCGCCGCCGCACTGGTTCACGATTTCGCCCAGCCACAGTCCGTTGCCCCGCTGGTCGGCGCCAGCGGCGCGGTTTCCGGCGTCATCGCCGCCTACCTGATGCTGCATCCCAACGTGAAGGTCTGGGTACTGGTGCTGTGGCGCGTCCCGCTCCGGCTGAAAGCGGCCTGGGTGCTCGGATTCTGGGTGGTCCTGCAGGTTTTCTCGGTCCTGACCGCGGCCGAGAACGAGTCCGTCGCCTGGTGGGCGCATATCGGCGGTTTGGCCGCCGGCGCGGTGTTGGTGGTGTTCATGCGCCGGCGCGGCGTGCCGCTGTTCGACCGCGGCCTCGTCACGGCCGTGCCGCCATCGCGTTCCTGA
- a CDS encoding tryptophan-rich sensory protein yields the protein MTLNALWSWAFFGAQSPLLGLLIILPLLAAVGRTTLLFRAVSHPAGLLMAPYLAWVAFATVLNATIFAMNA from the coding sequence TTGACCCTCAATGCCCTTTGGTCCTGGGCGTTTTTCGGAGCCCAAAGCCCGCTCCTCGGCCTTTTGATCATCCTGCCCCTGCTAGCGGCCGTCGGGCGCACCACCTTGCTGTTCCGAGCGGTTTCGCATCCCGCCGGGCTGTTGATGGCGCCTTATCTCGCCTGGGTCGCGTTCGCGACGGTGCTCAACGCAACAATCTTTGCTATGAACGCTTGA
- a CDS encoding electron transfer flavoprotein subunit alpha/FixB family protein, with protein sequence MAVLLIAEHDNAALSDMTAKAMSAAQAIGSDVDVLVAGQGCAAVAEDAAKLAGARKVLLAESGALEHRLAEPLAALVVSLAGDYDAIVAAATTSAKNFMPRVAALLDVMQISEITAVEGPDTFERPIYAGNAIQVVKSNDPKKVVTVRATAFPAVEMNGSASVEATTVPDLPAVSEFIGEELTKSDRPELTSAKIVVSGGRGMASGENFETVLMPVADRLGAAIGASRAAVDAGYMSNDYQVGQTGKVVAPELYVAVGISGAIQHLAGMKDSKVIVAINKDEEAPIFQVADYGLVGDLFQILPELDQELAKIGK encoded by the coding sequence ATGGCCGTTCTTCTCATTGCCGAACACGACAACGCCGCCCTGAGCGACATGACCGCCAAGGCCATGAGCGCCGCCCAGGCCATCGGCTCCGACGTCGACGTTCTGGTCGCGGGCCAGGGCTGCGCGGCCGTTGCCGAGGACGCCGCCAAGCTTGCCGGTGCCCGCAAGGTGCTACTGGCCGAGTCCGGTGCGCTCGAGCACCGCCTGGCCGAGCCGCTGGCGGCCCTCGTCGTGTCGCTCGCCGGCGACTACGACGCCATCGTCGCCGCCGCGACGACCAGCGCCAAGAATTTCATGCCGCGCGTCGCGGCCCTGCTCGACGTCATGCAGATCTCCGAGATCACGGCGGTCGAAGGTCCCGACACGTTCGAACGGCCGATCTACGCCGGCAACGCCATCCAGGTGGTGAAGTCGAACGATCCCAAGAAGGTCGTCACGGTGCGCGCCACCGCGTTCCCGGCCGTCGAGATGAACGGCTCGGCTTCGGTCGAGGCCACCACGGTGCCGGATCTGCCGGCTGTTTCCGAATTCATCGGCGAGGAATTGACCAAGTCGGATCGCCCGGAACTGACGTCGGCGAAGATCGTCGTTTCCGGCGGCCGCGGCATGGCCTCGGGCGAGAACTTCGAGACGGTGCTGATGCCGGTCGCCGACAGGCTCGGGGCCGCGATTGGCGCCAGCCGCGCCGCCGTCGATGCCGGTTACATGTCGAACGACTACCAGGTGGGCCAGACCGGCAAGGTCGTCGCACCGGAGCTCTACGTGGCGGTCGGCATCTCCGGCGCGATCCAGCATCTCGCCGGCATGAAGGACTCCAAGGTGATCGTCGCCATCAACAAGGACGAGGAGGCACCGATCTTCCAGGTCGCCGACTACGGCCTGGTTGGCGACCTCTTCCAGATCCTGCCCGAACTGGACCAGGAACTGGCCAAGATCGGGAAGTAG
- a CDS encoding electron transfer flavoprotein subunit beta/FixA family protein, with protein sequence MKVLVPVKRVVDYNVKIRVKADGTGVELANVKMSMNPFDEIAVEEAIRLKEAGKAEEIIAVSIGPAQAAETIRTALAMGADRGILVKSDAPVEPLAVAKILKGVVEAEGPGLVILGKQAIDDDANQTGQMLAALLGWPQGTFASKVEIGDGSITVTREIDGGLQTVKLNAPAIVTTDLRLNEPRYASLPNIMKAKKKPIDEKTPGDYGVDVTPRLEVVKTTEPPARQAGVKVGSVAELVDKLKNEAGVI encoded by the coding sequence ATGAAGGTATTGGTGCCCGTCAAGCGGGTGGTCGACTACAACGTCAAGATCCGCGTCAAGGCGGACGGAACCGGCGTTGAGCTGGCCAATGTGAAGATGTCGATGAATCCGTTCGACGAAATCGCCGTCGAGGAAGCCATCCGGCTGAAGGAGGCCGGCAAGGCCGAGGAGATCATCGCCGTGTCGATCGGTCCGGCCCAGGCAGCCGAGACCATCCGGACGGCACTGGCCATGGGCGCCGACCGCGGCATCCTGGTCAAGTCCGACGCGCCGGTCGAACCGCTCGCAGTCGCCAAGATCCTCAAGGGCGTTGTCGAGGCCGAAGGCCCCGGCCTCGTGATCCTCGGCAAGCAGGCGATCGACGACGACGCCAACCAGACCGGCCAGATGCTGGCCGCCTTGCTCGGCTGGCCGCAGGGCACTTTCGCCTCAAAGGTCGAGATCGGCGACGGCTCGATCACCGTCACCCGCGAGATCGACGGCGGCCTGCAGACGGTGAAGCTGAACGCCCCGGCGATCGTCACCACGGACCTGCGCCTCAACGAGCCGCGCTATGCCTCACTGCCCAACATCATGAAGGCCAAGAAGAAGCCGATCGACGAAAAGACGCCCGGCGACTACGGCGTCGACGTCACCCCGCGGCTCGAGGTCGTCAAGACCACCGAGCCCCCCGCGCGCCAGGCCGGCGTCAAGGTCGGCTCCGTCGCGGAACTGGTGGACAAACTCAAGAACGAGGCGGGTGTAATCTGA